Below is a window of Methanobrevibacter sp. DNA.
CAGAAATCCTTTTTGCAAGTCCGTATTTTATCAGAAGTTCAACGACAAGTCTTGTCGGCTCCATGATGCTCGGCTTGTTATGTTCCTTCATGGTCTTTAGAAGCTCTTCATGAAATATTCCGTTTCCCCGAAACTCCGGAAGAACATAAACGTTGTTTAACGCTACGGTGATGAACTGCCTTGAAAAGTCATATGAGCAGAATCCCACAACCCTGTTTTCGAAAACCAGCTCCTTGAAGAGGCTGCATTCATGTGCCTTGAGAATTATTCCCTCCTCACGCAGAGCGTCAAGAATATACCCATAGTATTTCTCAAGGATTTCCACAACATCCAGCGTATCCTCGGAGAGAAAGACCTTTTGGGTATTGTCATCCTTTATTATATATTCTCTTTCGGCCATGAAATCATCCCCTCAATACAAAAATAAATTTATTAAAATTATATTGTAACTTAATTATATTTAAAACCATCGTTTTTCTATTCTTTTTTTAGCCAAATAAAAATATAAAATCTTAGTCATGCCAAAATAATGAAAAATTAGGCATAACTAAACATTTTATTATCATATACAGCTTATTTATAAAATATATATTGTATAAATAATATATGTCTAATCAATGAATGTTTTAGTAATTGGAGCCGGAGCGGTCGGAATAGGCCTTGCTGCATCCATGATGTCACAAAATGCAAATGTTTCACTTTTTGCAAGAGGCCGTACCGCAGAGGCAATACGGAAAAACGGAATTGAAAGATGCGGACTTTTTACACACTACTCATTTTCAGGCGATGAAGTGACAGTCTATGATGATTATGAAGACATTGCCAAAAATTCCTTTGACTACATTTTCATCACATCAAAGACAACAGCCAACTCAGATATCTCCCAAAAGCTGGACCGTCACAGGGATATCCTGAAAGACAACTTCAAGATTATCATATTCCAGAACGGTTTTGGAAACGATGAAGCATATCTGAGATACTTTAAAAAAAGTGAAGTGTTCTGCGCAAGGCTTATTACAGGATTTGCAAGACACAAAAGACACATAAGCGAGGTTACAGTGTATACCGAACCTATTCTTATAGGATCTCTTCAAAATCAGGACCCTAAGGATTTAAAGCCTGTTGCAGATATGATTACCTCATCAGGAATCAGGTGTGAGCTTACAGATGAGGTGGACAAGTACCTTTGGGCGAAAATGCTTTATAACTGTGCCATGAATCCTCTTGGAGCCATTCTGGATGTAAACTATGGAAAGCTCACCGAAAGTGAGTATTCCGTAGAAATCATGAACCGTATCATCGATGAGATTTTTGAAGTCATAAATGCAAGCGAATATGAAACATTATGGGATGGTCCCG
It encodes the following:
- a CDS encoding ketopantoate reductase family protein — encoded protein: MNVLVIGAGAVGIGLAASMMSQNANVSLFARGRTAEAIRKNGIERCGLFTHYSFSGDEVTVYDDYEDIAKNSFDYIFITSKTTANSDISQKLDRHRDILKDNFKIIIFQNGFGNDEAYLRYFKKSEVFCARLITGFARHKRHISEVTVYTEPILIGSLQNQDPKDLKPVADMITSSGIRCELTDEVDKYLWAKMLYNCAMNPLGAILDVNYGKLTESEYSVEIMNRIIDEIFEVINASEYETLWDGPDEYRKLFYSKLVPDTYSHFSSTHADIKRKIRTEIDTLNGKVIELGEKYEIDVSTNKIIYNLIKSIENDF